From a region of the Streptacidiphilus albus JL83 genome:
- a CDS encoding glycoside hydrolase family 35 protein, whose translation MSTTAPAADRDGLLRPDPHPGPSPRPRPRLEVLGDAFTRDGRPHQVVSGSVNYFRVRPELWRDRLLRLRAMGLNTVETYVAWNLHEPRRGEFDFDGPQDLAAFVRTAGDLGLDVIVRPGPFICAEWEAGGLPGWLLADPRLRLRRSEPRYLAAVDAWFDVLLPVLVPLQAGAGGPIVAIQVENEYGSYGNDTGYLEHLHRGLLRRGADCLLFTADGAGDNFQLGGRIPGVTATATFGSRPESALTVLRRHQPTGPLFVAEFWHGWFDHWGEPHHVRDAGEAAEVLDTLLGAGASVNIYMGHGGTNFGWYNGANHDGDRYQPTVTSYDYDAPVGEAGELTEKFHRFREVIGRHLGPSPHPLPPTLPRLAPQRVGTGAAASLLGSLDLLSTVHHRLEPEPMEALGQSLGLIHYRTRLRGPLDPAELTVDGLADRAQVFLDGRELGVLDRNRPAESLTVAVPPGGAVLDLLVENQGRINYGPLLADRKGITGGVRLDNQYQFDWEIRPLPLTDLTALSFGPETPAGPAFHRAVLTVDEPADGFLALPGWTKGMVWLNGFALGRYWDRGPQVTLYAPAPLWRPGRNSVVVLELHRAGEALELRDEPDLGAGDGSPVPQW comes from the coding sequence ATGAGCACCACCGCGCCCGCCGCCGACCGCGACGGCCTCCTGCGCCCCGACCCGCATCCCGGGCCGAGCCCCCGACCGCGTCCCCGGCTGGAGGTCCTCGGGGACGCGTTCACCCGGGACGGCCGACCGCACCAGGTGGTCTCCGGCTCCGTCAACTACTTCCGGGTCCGCCCCGAGCTGTGGCGCGACCGGCTGCTGCGGCTGCGCGCGATGGGCCTGAACACGGTCGAGACCTACGTCGCCTGGAACCTCCACGAGCCCCGGCGCGGCGAGTTCGACTTCGACGGGCCCCAGGACCTGGCCGCCTTCGTCCGCACCGCCGGTGACCTCGGCCTGGACGTCATCGTCCGACCCGGCCCGTTCATCTGCGCCGAGTGGGAGGCCGGAGGGCTGCCCGGCTGGCTGCTGGCCGATCCGCGGCTCCGGCTGCGGCGCAGCGAGCCGCGCTACCTGGCCGCCGTGGACGCCTGGTTCGACGTCCTGCTGCCGGTACTGGTGCCGCTCCAGGCCGGGGCCGGCGGACCGATCGTGGCCATCCAGGTCGAGAACGAGTACGGCAGCTACGGCAACGACACCGGCTACCTGGAGCACCTGCACCGGGGCCTGCTCCGGCGCGGCGCTGACTGCCTGCTGTTCACCGCCGACGGCGCGGGCGACAACTTCCAGCTCGGCGGCCGGATCCCGGGGGTCACGGCCACCGCCACCTTCGGCTCGCGCCCGGAGTCCGCGCTGACCGTGCTGCGCCGCCACCAGCCGACCGGACCGCTGTTCGTCGCCGAGTTCTGGCACGGCTGGTTCGACCACTGGGGCGAGCCGCACCATGTCCGCGACGCCGGGGAGGCCGCCGAGGTGCTGGACACGCTGCTGGGCGCGGGCGCGTCGGTCAACATCTACATGGGCCACGGCGGCACCAACTTCGGCTGGTACAACGGCGCCAACCACGACGGCGACCGCTACCAGCCCACCGTCACCAGCTACGACTACGACGCCCCGGTCGGGGAGGCGGGCGAGCTGACCGAGAAGTTCCACCGGTTCCGCGAGGTGATCGGGCGTCATCTGGGGCCCAGTCCCCACCCGCTGCCACCAACTCTCCCCCGGCTGGCGCCGCAGCGGGTCGGGACCGGGGCCGCCGCCTCGCTGCTGGGCTCGCTCGACCTGCTCTCCACCGTCCACCACCGCCTCGAACCGGAGCCGATGGAGGCGCTGGGCCAGTCGCTGGGGCTGATCCACTACCGCACCCGGCTGCGCGGACCGCTGGACCCGGCGGAGCTGACCGTCGACGGGCTGGCCGACCGCGCCCAGGTCTTCCTGGACGGCCGGGAACTGGGGGTGCTGGACCGCAACCGCCCGGCCGAGAGCCTGACCGTGGCCGTGCCGCCGGGCGGCGCGGTGCTGGACCTGCTGGTCGAGAACCAGGGCCGGATCAACTACGGTCCGCTGCTGGCCGACCGCAAGGGCATCACCGGCGGGGTGCGGCTGGACAACCAGTACCAGTTCGACTGGGAGATCCGGCCGCTGCCGCTCACCGACCTGACGGCGCTGTCCTTCGGACCCGAGACCCCGGCGGGCCCCGCCTTCCACCGGGCGGTGCTGACCGTCGACGAGCCGGCCGACGGCTTCCTGGCGCTCCCCGGCTGGACCAAGGGCATGGTCTGGCTGAACGGTTTCGCCCTGGGCCGCTACTGGGACCGGGGCCCGCAGGTGACCCTGTACGCCCCGGCGCCGCTGTGGCGGCCCGGCCGGAACAGCGTCGTCGTGCTGGAACTGCACCGGGCGGGCGAGGCGCTGGAACTCAGGGACGAACCGGATCTGGGCGCCGGCGACGGCTCCCCGGTCCCGCAGTGGTGA
- a CDS encoding PIG-L family deacetylase, giving the protein MERQLTLMAVHAHPDDEVLSTGGALAAAAAEGIRTVLVTCTNGEQGDGPGGAKPGTPGHDEAQVRAVRLAELNESVALLGISDLELLGYADSGMVGWAANESPTAFANVPLEESVGRLVALMERYRPDVVVTYDENGGYGHPDHIRAHRITVAAIEASGIPAKFYHTAIPRARFAELFEYLRSSGADIGDFELPEDFGTPDEQITTFVDVSREVERKVKALEAHASQGENIFLLRLPEEGKHRALGQECFIRQFSSVPVPEHEDDLFAGLR; this is encoded by the coding sequence ATGGAACGCCAACTGACGCTGATGGCCGTGCACGCCCACCCCGACGACGAGGTGCTGTCCACGGGCGGGGCGCTGGCCGCCGCGGCGGCCGAGGGAATCAGGACCGTCCTGGTCACCTGTACCAACGGTGAGCAGGGCGACGGACCCGGCGGGGCGAAGCCCGGCACGCCGGGACACGACGAGGCGCAGGTGCGGGCGGTACGGCTGGCCGAGCTGAACGAGTCGGTCGCCCTGCTGGGCATCTCCGACCTGGAACTCCTCGGCTACGCCGACTCGGGGATGGTCGGCTGGGCGGCGAACGAGAGCCCGACGGCCTTCGCCAACGTCCCGCTCGAGGAGTCCGTGGGCCGGCTCGTCGCGCTGATGGAGCGTTACCGGCCGGACGTCGTGGTCACCTACGACGAGAACGGCGGCTACGGCCACCCCGACCACATCCGGGCCCACCGGATCACCGTCGCCGCGATCGAGGCGAGCGGGATCCCGGCGAAGTTCTACCACACGGCCATTCCCCGGGCCCGGTTCGCCGAGCTCTTCGAGTACCTCCGCAGCAGCGGTGCGGACATCGGCGACTTCGAGCTGCCCGAGGACTTCGGCACCCCGGACGAGCAGATCACCACCTTCGTGGACGTCTCCCGGGAGGTGGAGCGCAAGGTGAAGGCACTGGAGGCGCACGCCAGCCAGGGCGAGAACATCTTCCTGCTGCGGCTGCCGGAGGAGGGCAAGCACCGGGCCCTGGGCCAGGAGTGCTTCATCCGGCAGTTCAGCAGCGTCCCCGTGCCGGAGCACGAGGACGACCTCTTCGCCGGCCTGCGCTGA
- a CDS encoding hydroxyacid dehydrogenase has translation MNASPLSPAPLADPGPPPSPHRPGVLLVMDDLLDPTDVFDEQARDRIHRLARWDSPVLAYTAAQLPPRALAEAEVLLTCWGAPVLDGPFLDRAPRLRAVIHAAGSVKGIVTRATWQRGIAVSSAAWANALPVAEYTLAAVLSVNKQVLQIREHYRRTRSTAGLRQDWRHIGNYRRTIGIVGASHIGRRVIELLRSFDYQILLHDPTLDPAAAEALGTRLVPLDELCRLSDVVSLHAPALAETRGMINEQRLALMRDGATLINTARGDLVDGPALVAELKRGRLQAVIDVADPGTEAELYDLPNVFLTPHIAGSFGNELRRLGHAAVDELERFATGRPFQHGTTPQALDSSA, from the coding sequence ATGAACGCCTCACCGCTCTCCCCCGCGCCGCTCGCGGACCCGGGGCCGCCCCCGTCGCCGCACCGCCCCGGTGTCCTCCTGGTGATGGACGACCTGCTCGATCCGACCGACGTCTTCGACGAGCAGGCCCGCGACCGGATCCACCGGCTGGCCCGCTGGGACTCGCCCGTCCTCGCCTACACCGCCGCCCAACTGCCGCCCCGGGCCCTGGCCGAGGCCGAGGTGCTGCTCACCTGCTGGGGCGCGCCGGTGCTGGACGGCCCCTTCCTCGACCGGGCCCCCCGGCTGCGGGCCGTGATCCATGCCGCCGGGTCGGTCAAGGGCATCGTCACCCGGGCGACCTGGCAGCGCGGGATCGCCGTCTCCAGCGCGGCCTGGGCCAACGCCCTGCCGGTCGCCGAGTACACCCTGGCGGCCGTGCTGTCGGTCAACAAGCAGGTGCTGCAGATCCGCGAGCACTACCGGCGCACCCGGAGCACCGCCGGACTGCGCCAGGACTGGCGCCACATCGGCAACTACCGGCGCACCATCGGCATCGTCGGCGCCTCCCACATCGGGCGCCGGGTGATCGAGCTGCTGCGCAGCTTCGACTACCAGATCCTGCTGCACGACCCGACCCTGGACCCGGCCGCCGCCGAGGCCCTGGGCACCCGGCTGGTCCCGCTGGACGAGCTGTGCCGGCTCTCGGACGTGGTGAGCCTGCACGCCCCGGCACTGGCCGAGACCCGGGGCATGATCAACGAGCAGCGGCTGGCGCTGATGCGCGACGGAGCCACCCTGATCAACACCGCCCGCGGCGACCTGGTCGACGGCCCGGCGCTGGTCGCCGAGTTGAAGCGCGGGCGGCTGCAGGCCGTGATCGACGTCGCCGACCCCGGCACCGAGGCGGAGCTCTACGACCTGCCCAACGTGTTCCTCACCCCGCACATCGCCGGCTCCTTCGGCAACGAGTTGCGCCGCCTCGGCCACGCGGCCGTGGACGAGCTGGAGCGCTTCGCCACCGGTCGGCCCTTCCAGCACGGCACCACGCCGCAGGCCCTGGACTCCTCGGCCTGA
- a CDS encoding universal stress protein gives MREPIRTGGDLPSCVLLGYDGSESADSALHTVVDRLRGAPVHLVLAYAEPPLGAWCTPGGLALTPWQSGWAQADFVRTLAEIRMLGEPVDWEFTSRIGAATAFLRYTARAAGAGAIVLGRTRRRWGRTFSVAARLSRSAPAPVHVR, from the coding sequence ATGCGAGAGCCGATCCGCACCGGCGGTGACCTGCCCTCCTGCGTGCTGCTGGGCTATGACGGCAGCGAGTCCGCCGACTCGGCGCTGCACACGGTCGTGGACCGGCTGCGCGGAGCCCCGGTCCACCTGGTACTGGCCTACGCGGAACCCCCGCTCGGCGCCTGGTGCACCCCCGGCGGACTGGCGCTGACGCCGTGGCAGTCCGGTTGGGCGCAGGCGGACTTCGTCCGGACCCTGGCCGAGATCCGGATGCTGGGCGAACCGGTGGACTGGGAGTTCACCTCCCGGATCGGCGCGGCCACCGCGTTCCTGCGGTACACGGCCCGCGCGGCCGGCGCGGGGGCCATCGTCCTCGGCCGGACCCGTCGCCGCTGGGGCCGGACGTTCTCGGTCGCCGCCCGGCTGAGCCGCTCCGCCCCCGCCCCGGTGCACGTCCGCTGA
- a CDS encoding phosphotransferase family protein: protein MLTTDRHVWFVKGVPTSDFPSLEAQLTEIALNTAVQRVSPALRWEAVADEWHLIGFDYVDGRHADLGPGSADLRTVAHLLKRARSCRPPVGYEVPSLVARYRPHLRPGDAEALAGTALLHTDTNPHNLLITEQRGYLVDWAMPALGPSWVDPAQTAVRLMDAGRTPAEARAWLSQFPDWEGAPWVARERFIEVVCRQATAAIGDLASHIHETFRSLLPPPDVF from the coding sequence ATGCTGACCACGGATCGACATGTCTGGTTCGTCAAGGGAGTGCCGACGAGCGACTTCCCATCCCTCGAGGCGCAGCTCACCGAGATTGCGCTGAACACTGCGGTGCAGCGGGTCAGCCCGGCGCTTCGCTGGGAAGCCGTCGCCGACGAGTGGCACCTGATCGGGTTCGATTACGTGGACGGTCGGCACGCTGACCTCGGCCCCGGATCGGCCGACCTGCGGACGGTCGCCCACCTTCTCAAGCGGGCGCGATCCTGCCGCCCGCCAGTCGGCTACGAGGTGCCGTCACTGGTCGCTCGATACCGTCCCCACCTTCGGCCCGGCGACGCTGAGGCACTGGCCGGTACGGCGCTGCTGCACACGGATACCAACCCGCACAACCTGCTGATCACCGAGCAGCGCGGGTACCTGGTGGACTGGGCCATGCCCGCTCTCGGCCCGTCCTGGGTGGACCCGGCGCAGACGGCCGTACGGCTCATGGACGCCGGTCGCACGCCCGCTGAGGCACGCGCTTGGCTGTCCCAGTTCCCGGACTGGGAGGGGGCCCCCTGGGTAGCGCGGGAGCGGTTCATCGAGGTGGTCTGTCGGCAGGCCACGGCGGCCATCGGTGACCTTGCATCGCATATCCATGAGACGTTCCGGAGCCTGCTGCCCCCGCCTGACGTGTTCTGA
- a CDS encoding GNAT family N-acetyltransferase, whose translation MEFKLEGPVLEGETVRLEPLGHRHAADLALAAEEGRDSFGYTWVPRAAEVGGYIDAQLERAADGRLAPYAQVSLATGRAVGATAYLEPRLWRSGGRLLAVEVGFTWLAPSAQGTGLNAEAKLLLFRQAFEGWQVSRVDLKTDARNSRSRAAIAGTGARFEGVLRNWSESWAPGEHGRLRDSAVFSITEAEWPGCRTGLEARLAAGRAARC comes from the coding sequence ATGGAATTCAAGCTCGAAGGACCGGTGCTGGAGGGAGAGACGGTCCGGCTGGAGCCCTTGGGCCACCGGCATGCGGCCGATCTGGCGCTGGCCGCCGAGGAGGGCCGGGACTCCTTCGGCTACACCTGGGTGCCCCGGGCGGCCGAGGTCGGCGGCTACATCGACGCCCAGCTCGAACGGGCCGCCGACGGACGCCTCGCCCCGTACGCCCAGGTCTCCCTGGCCACCGGACGCGCGGTCGGGGCCACCGCCTACCTGGAGCCGAGGCTCTGGCGCAGCGGCGGCCGGCTGCTGGCGGTGGAGGTGGGCTTCACCTGGCTCGCCCCGTCCGCCCAGGGCACCGGGCTCAACGCCGAGGCCAAGCTGCTGCTCTTCCGCCAGGCCTTCGAGGGCTGGCAGGTCTCCCGGGTCGACCTCAAGACGGACGCCCGCAACAGCCGCTCCCGCGCCGCCATCGCCGGGACCGGCGCACGGTTCGAGGGCGTCCTCCGCAACTGGTCCGAGTCCTGGGCCCCGGGCGAGCACGGCCGGCTCCGCGACAGCGCCGTCTTCTCCATCACCGAGGCCGAGTGGCCCGGCTGCCGGACCGGTCTCGAAGCCCGCCTGGCCGCCGGGCGGGCGGCCCGCTGCTGA
- a CDS encoding ribonuclease H family protein: MVVRMIAACDGAAKGNPGPAAWAWVLADGGAQPQRWAAGPLGRATNNVAELTALEQLLAETDPAVPLEVRMDSTYAMKAVSTWIANWKRNGWKSSSGKPVANQELVRRIDELLTGRDVTFVHVAAHQVGGDPLNAIADQAASQAAVSQQAASGTGADAPVPSAARASAPKSRPAGSGGASKAKSPRGTIPARFAGRCRCGKSYAKGEQIAKNPDGWGHPACATAEG, translated from the coding sequence ATGGTCGTTCGCATGATTGCTGCCTGTGACGGGGCAGCCAAGGGAAATCCCGGGCCCGCCGCCTGGGCGTGGGTGCTCGCCGACGGCGGGGCGCAGCCGCAGCGCTGGGCGGCCGGTCCGCTCGGCCGGGCGACGAACAACGTCGCCGAGCTGACCGCGCTGGAGCAGCTGCTCGCCGAGACCGACCCGGCGGTGCCGCTGGAGGTCCGGATGGACTCCACCTATGCGATGAAGGCCGTCTCGACCTGGATCGCGAACTGGAAGCGCAACGGGTGGAAGAGCTCCAGCGGCAAGCCGGTGGCCAACCAGGAGCTGGTCCGGCGCATCGACGAGCTGCTGACCGGCCGTGACGTGACCTTCGTGCACGTGGCCGCGCACCAGGTCGGCGGCGATCCGCTGAACGCCATCGCCGACCAGGCCGCGAGCCAGGCGGCGGTCAGCCAGCAGGCCGCGAGCGGCACCGGGGCCGACGCCCCCGTGCCCTCCGCCGCGCGCGCCTCGGCGCCGAAGAGCCGACCGGCCGGCTCCGGCGGGGCCTCGAAGGCGAAGTCCCCGAGGGGCACCATCCCGGCCCGGTTCGCCGGACGCTGCCGCTGCGGCAAGTCCTATGCCAAGGGCGAGCAGATCGCCAAGAACCCGGACGGCTGGGGCCATCCGGCCTGCGCCACCGCCGAGGGCTGA
- a CDS encoding carbohydrate ABC transporter permease, with amino-acid sequence MAVSTSPAARRARAGSALRSGPVGPGPRRSGSSPRGSTVLAFTGPFFALFGFAILVPAGYAVYLSFFQTRRTGFGPARSVFAGLANYTHVLADPAYRSGFLVIVLYCLLFIPLVLGVALALALLLDSTLARARKLVQTGLFIPHAVPGLIAAMVWLYLYTPGISPVVGALHHVGVGFDILHLPGAVAAVVNLGLWEGVGYNTLVFYAALQAIPRDNLEAALVDGAGEVRTALSIKLPQIAGMVGVNGMFALIGTLQLFTEPFLLNLSTPAIPLTWTPMMYIYDSAFYKLDYGATAAASVLLALFVGSLSFVAMRWVSRRRTQ; translated from the coding sequence ATGGCAGTCAGCACCTCCCCCGCAGCGCGGCGGGCCCGCGCCGGGTCCGCGCTGCGGAGCGGCCCGGTCGGGCCGGGGCCCCGGCGCAGCGGCAGCTCCCCGCGCGGCAGCACCGTCCTCGCCTTCACCGGACCCTTCTTCGCCCTGTTCGGCTTCGCCATCCTGGTCCCGGCCGGGTACGCGGTCTACCTGAGCTTCTTCCAGACCCGGCGCACCGGCTTCGGCCCGGCCCGGAGCGTGTTCGCCGGCCTGGCGAACTACACCCACGTCCTGGCCGACCCGGCCTACCGCAGCGGCTTCCTGGTCATCGTCCTCTACTGCCTGCTCTTCATCCCGCTGGTCCTGGGCGTGGCGCTGGCGCTGGCCCTGCTGCTGGACTCGACCCTGGCCCGGGCCCGCAAGCTGGTCCAGACCGGACTGTTCATCCCGCACGCCGTGCCCGGTCTGATCGCGGCCATGGTCTGGCTGTACCTCTACACCCCGGGCATCAGCCCGGTCGTCGGCGCCCTGCACCACGTCGGTGTGGGATTCGACATCCTGCACCTGCCCGGGGCGGTCGCCGCCGTGGTCAACCTGGGCCTGTGGGAGGGCGTCGGCTACAACACCCTGGTCTTCTACGCCGCGCTCCAGGCGATCCCCCGCGACAACCTGGAGGCCGCCCTGGTCGACGGGGCCGGCGAGGTCCGCACCGCGCTGAGCATCAAACTCCCGCAGATCGCCGGCATGGTGGGCGTGAACGGCATGTTCGCCCTGATCGGGACGCTCCAGCTGTTCACCGAGCCGTTCCTGCTGAACCTGTCGACCCCGGCGATCCCACTGACCTGGACCCCGATGATGTACATCTACGACAGCGCCTTCTACAAGCTCGACTACGGCGCCACCGCCGCCGCGTCGGTCCTGCTCGCCCTCTTCGTCGGCTCGCTGTCGTTCGTCGCGATGCGCTGGGTCTCCCGCAGGAGGACCCAGTGA
- a CDS encoding ABC transporter substrate-binding protein has protein sequence MARSLARSARTGAAALLAGATLVSLSACGSGTSSAAAPSSKSPVTISFWSWTGNAQQVVAEFNATHTDVHVNFTKITGGSNGGYTKVLDAAKAGNAPDVFNCEYQALPEFASQGDLKDLSSSFDSSLKSDFSPAAMSLVTLGGKQWALPFDVEPVVLVYRKDLFAKFHLAVPTTWAQFQSEAQQLKAQDPKSVLVNFSPDDAAAEQALAWQNGAQWFTDSNGSWRTTLTDAPTEQVASYWQNLITKGLASDKLVADPSLAPAVADGSVLTEILPASSVSTLVVNDPKSTGQWAAAPLPSWDGQPATGMDGGSSLAITTDNKNTAAAEEFAQWYATSADALKTKLGTDGPSLYPADAANAPTATTAFKADYAAYFGGQDLYALFGTAARSIRPGWTWGPLMVDTNKLLAADNQKVLVGGTLTDALTSTQSQTLSDLKSDGYTVAQ, from the coding sequence ATGGCCAGATCCCTCGCCCGGTCCGCCCGCACCGGCGCCGCCGCCCTCCTCGCCGGCGCGACGCTCGTCTCGCTGAGCGCCTGCGGCAGCGGCACGTCGAGCGCCGCGGCGCCCTCGTCCAAGTCCCCGGTGACGATCAGCTTCTGGTCCTGGACCGGCAACGCCCAGCAGGTGGTGGCGGAGTTCAACGCCACCCACACCGACGTCCACGTGAACTTCACCAAGATCACCGGCGGTAGCAACGGCGGCTACACCAAGGTGCTGGACGCCGCGAAGGCCGGCAACGCGCCCGACGTCTTCAACTGCGAGTACCAGGCCCTGCCGGAGTTCGCGAGCCAGGGCGACCTCAAGGACCTCAGCTCCTCCTTCGACTCCAGCCTGAAGAGCGACTTCTCCCCGGCCGCGATGAGCCTGGTCACCCTCGGCGGCAAGCAGTGGGCGCTGCCCTTCGACGTGGAGCCGGTCGTCCTGGTCTACCGCAAGGACCTCTTCGCCAAGTTCCACCTCGCGGTGCCGACCACCTGGGCCCAGTTCCAGAGCGAGGCCCAGCAGCTGAAGGCCCAGGACCCGAAGTCCGTGCTGGTCAACTTCTCGCCGGACGACGCCGCCGCGGAGCAGGCGCTGGCCTGGCAGAACGGCGCCCAGTGGTTCACCGACAGCAACGGCTCCTGGAGGACCACGCTCACCGACGCGCCGACCGAGCAGGTCGCCTCCTACTGGCAGAACCTGATCACCAAGGGCCTGGCCTCGGACAAGCTGGTCGCCGACCCGTCGCTCGCCCCGGCGGTAGCCGACGGCAGCGTGCTGACCGAGATCCTGCCCGCCTCCTCGGTCTCCACCCTCGTCGTCAACGACCCCAAGTCCACCGGACAGTGGGCCGCCGCACCGCTGCCCAGCTGGGACGGGCAGCCGGCCACCGGCATGGACGGCGGCTCCAGCCTGGCGATCACCACCGACAACAAGAACACCGCCGCCGCCGAGGAGTTCGCCCAGTGGTACGCCACCTCGGCCGACGCCCTCAAGACCAAGCTGGGCACCGACGGGCCGAGCCTCTACCCGGCCGACGCGGCCAACGCGCCCACCGCGACCACCGCCTTCAAGGCCGACTACGCCGCCTACTTCGGCGGCCAGGACCTGTACGCGCTGTTCGGCACCGCCGCCCGGAGCATCAGGCCCGGTTGGACCTGGGGGCCGCTGATGGTCGACACCAACAAGCTGCTCGCCGCGGACAACCAGAAGGTCCTCGTCGGCGGGACGCTCACCGACGCGCTGACCTCCACGCAGTCCCAGACCCTCAGCGACCTCAAGTCCGACGGATACACGGTCGCGCAGTAA
- a CDS encoding carbohydrate ABC transporter permease has product MTATRATPVTEPGPVRTVRSAPASARPDRAPTRRGARTLVNVVLGLYVLYSIMPLVAMLSLINKDTAGIDGTSLFSVQGFHLWQNISAVFSYDGGIYLRWYGNTLLYALAGAALQALICCATGYAFDKFEFRFKKPLFMTVLVGSLIPMPVLMLPQYLVFSKLGLVNTVFAILIPSMVNPAGVFLARVFSSSYIPDEVVEAARIDGAGEGRIFRSISMRLLMPGFATIAIFAFTGIWQGFQLALIMLTNDHLYPVQLGLWNMYVSAQSQGDSPQLLPVALTGSALAVIPLIVVMVCLQRFWKAGLTGGSIK; this is encoded by the coding sequence GTGACCGCGACCCGCGCCACCCCCGTCACCGAGCCCGGGCCCGTCCGCACCGTCCGGTCGGCGCCGGCGAGCGCCCGCCCCGACCGGGCGCCGACCCGGCGCGGCGCCCGCACCCTGGTCAACGTCGTCCTCGGGCTCTACGTGCTCTACAGCATCATGCCCCTGGTCGCCATGCTGTCCCTGATCAACAAGGACACCGCCGGCATCGACGGGACCTCGCTCTTCTCGGTCCAGGGCTTCCACCTCTGGCAGAACATCAGCGCCGTCTTCAGCTACGACGGCGGCATCTACCTGCGCTGGTACGGCAACACCCTGCTGTACGCGCTGGCCGGCGCCGCGCTCCAGGCGCTGATCTGCTGCGCCACCGGCTACGCCTTCGACAAGTTCGAGTTCCGCTTCAAGAAGCCGCTGTTCATGACCGTGCTGGTGGGCAGCCTGATCCCGATGCCGGTGCTGATGCTCCCCCAGTACCTGGTCTTCTCCAAGCTGGGCCTGGTCAACACCGTGTTCGCGATCCTGATCCCCTCGATGGTCAACCCGGCCGGGGTGTTCCTGGCCCGGGTCTTCAGCTCCTCGTACATCCCCGACGAGGTGGTCGAGGCCGCCCGGATCGACGGCGCGGGCGAGGGGCGGATCTTCCGCTCGATCTCGATGCGGCTGCTGATGCCGGGCTTCGCCACCATCGCCATCTTCGCCTTCACCGGGATCTGGCAGGGCTTCCAACTCGCCCTGATCATGCTCACCAACGACCACCTCTACCCGGTGCAGCTGGGCCTCTGGAACATGTACGTCTCCGCGCAGAGCCAGGGCGACTCGCCCCAGCTGCTGCCCGTCGCCCTCACCGGATCGGCCCTCGCCGTCATCCCGTTGATCGTGGTCATGGTCTGCCTCCAGCGGTTCTGGAAGGCCGGTCTGACCGGCGGCAGCATCAAGTAG
- a CDS encoding class I SAM-dependent methyltransferase — protein sequence MFSPQGPTLRELAVQALSSTERGYDLLAPKFDRTPFRTPDAVLDAVAGALEPLGPFDAGLDLCCGTGAGVEVLRKLCRTRVLGVDFSAGMLDVARASEPPSSDGPVVGWLRADVRRLPLTPTFDLAVSFGAFGHFLPEERPTLFTEVHRALRPGGLFAFPVGAPPRVGSLPYWTLLGFDAAMRVRNALLRPPFVMYYSTFPLSGVRSDLERTGFTVETLPLPGFGLRDDGSPRGRLVLARRPD from the coding sequence ATGTTCTCCCCGCAGGGCCCGACCCTCCGTGAACTGGCGGTCCAGGCGCTCTCCTCCACCGAGCGCGGATACGACCTGCTGGCCCCCAAGTTCGACCGCACCCCGTTCCGGACCCCGGACGCCGTGCTGGACGCCGTGGCCGGGGCGCTGGAGCCGCTGGGGCCGTTCGACGCCGGACTCGACCTCTGCTGCGGCACCGGCGCCGGCGTCGAGGTACTGCGGAAGCTCTGCCGGACCCGGGTCCTGGGCGTCGACTTCAGCGCCGGCATGCTGGACGTCGCCCGTGCCTCCGAGCCGCCGTCGTCCGACGGACCGGTGGTCGGCTGGCTCCGGGCCGACGTCCGGCGGCTGCCGTTGACCCCCACCTTCGACCTGGCGGTGAGCTTCGGGGCCTTCGGCCACTTCCTCCCCGAGGAGCGCCCGACCCTCTTCACCGAGGTGCACCGCGCCCTGCGGCCCGGCGGCCTGTTCGCCTTCCCCGTGGGCGCGCCGCCCCGGGTCGGCTCCCTCCCCTACTGGACGCTGCTGGGCTTCGACGCCGCGATGCGGGTCCGCAACGCCCTGCTGCGCCCGCCGTTCGTCATGTACTACAGCACCTTCCCGCTGTCCGGAGTCCGCTCGGACCTGGAGCGGACGGGCTTCACGGTGGAGACCCTGCCGCTGCCCGGATTCGGCCTGCGGGACGACGGCAGCCCGCGCGGCCGACTGGTGCTGGCGCGACGCCCGGACTGA